The genomic stretch CGACAGCTGATCGCCGAAGTGGAAGCCGATCTGGTCAGCATCGTGACGCCGGTCGACCTGCATCATCCGATGATGCTGTCGGCACTCGCGGCCGGACGTCACGTGCTGTGCGAGAAGCCGACCGCGCTGCATCGCTTCCAGGCGATCGAGATGCGCGATGCGGCACGTGCGGCGGGGCGCGTGGCGGCGATCAATCACGAGTTCCGATTCTTCCCCGCGCGCGCCGCGGCGGTCGAGATCGTACGCGCCGGCGGCATCGGCACGCCGCGCCGCGCCGAGATCCTGGGTCGCTATCCGC from Candidatus Eisenbacteria bacterium encodes the following:
- a CDS encoding Gfo/Idh/MocA family oxidoreductase, yielding MSKIRVILLGASFARLVQAVGFQRHAGFEVVGIAGSDAAKARRVADELGIVNASGDWRQLIAEVEADLVSIVTPVDLHHPMMLSALAAGRHVLCEKPTALHRFQAIEMRDAARAAGRVAAINHEFRFFPARAAAVEIVRAGGIGTPRRAEILGRYP